GTCCGAACGAATCATTGCCTGAAGGATTGGACGATATTCTACTCCCTCCTGCAACTTACGCCGTATTCACTTCCAGGAAAGGACCGATGGCAGAGGTTGTTGGCGAAGCCTGGGGATCCGTGTGGGCATGGGACAAACAAAGCGATCGTACGTTCACCGGGGATTTTGAATTATATGATGAACGTAGCCTGAATCCCGAAAGTGTACAAGTAGATATATACATCGCTGTTCGTCAAAATAGATAAAACCAACACGATGCCACCTCAGACAGGATCAAAGTTTCCTCGCCTCCCTCTTCATATCATGCAAGCTGCCGAGTACAATCGGCAGTTTTTTTGTTATATCCGGAACTACATTACCACCTAAACAACCCGACCATGGTACCAAGTTAGTTAGCATGCTTTGCATCATTTAACCAGACAATATGCCTCATAAGCGGGTACCATTGACTTCCTTAAAATTGGGACTATTCACATAACAACCGATTCGATCCTCCCATATCAAACCTTTCAAATCAGGTCCTTTACTCCTGAATTTCCCTAAAAACGTTTACATCTCCTTAAAACCGGGTAAAATCACTACAATCCAATTGGAATTACGCTTTAAACTCTTTTATTTCGTCTAACAAGTCACATGTACCTATATGCGCACCTGGCATGGTAACCAGTCGAAATACATAATTCAAAAAAACGCATCAAAGGAGGAACCAAGATGATCCGCATGCCTATTCAGCAAATGATCCCGTACCATCACCAATATCCGCGCAACACGGCGACCACTGCTCCTAAAAAGGAGAATGAGAACACTCAAGGTCTATCCTTTCATGAAATTTTACAGCAAAAAATGGCGAAGAAAAATGCTTCTCCTTCCCTTAGATAAAAATGGACACCGGACCCTAGTCGAATCCGGTTATCAACCGTCTTTCCGCAGCTTGGCGGAAGGGCGGTTATTGGCGTTGAGCAATAAACGACTGTACAGTTCTCAGGCATGTTTCTATAATGGTTTAAATATCTAAAAGATCCAAGACATATACGAACTATAAAAGGGGACTTAGCACATGATCACCATTGGTTGTTTTCACGCTCATTATTCCAACATCGCCTTAATTGAAGAGACGCTTGCTCCTTATGAAGTTGAATTGGTCCATTACGTCGATCCAGGTCTGGACCGTCTTAAACATGACGCTGACTTTTCCGAGGTCGTTATTCACGAGAAGGTAGCCCAGACGCTCCAATGGATCGCTGAGTGTCATGCCGATGCCATTCTGGTCACCTGCACCCTGTTTGCGACAGTACTGGAGCAGGAAGCCACACAGGTCCCTGTGCCTGTGATCGGCATAGATGATCCGTTATTGCAGGAGATGCGGCGAGTACCAGGAGATTACATAATAGCATTCACCAACCCGGCAACCGTTGAAGGAACGATGGCGCGGGTGAATCAGGCATTACAGCAAGAGGATGAGAATGGGCAACTACACGTTGCCAAGACATCTCAGACGGAAGCAGTGTGCATCCCTGGGACATTTGAGTTGATTATGCGTGGAGATCAGCAAGGGTATCTCGAAGCGGTACGTGAAGGATTACAGCAGATTGCTGAGCAGTATCCGGGTAAAGCGGTAGTGGCAGCCCAACTGTCTATGGCTCCCGCCGCTGCACAGGTTACAATAGATCGCGGTATTCCAATCCATAGCCCGCTGGCATTGCTTGCGGCGTATTTGGAGAAGAATTTTGGCCTGGCTCGAGAGTAGAGGCTGATTCGGAGTGAAATAACAGGTTCTGTCTGAACTATGCAACTATGAACTCACTTACTTAGTAACACCACAAATTAACGAGGTGAACTAATATGCGTTTCCTCTATATTGTTTTACTGTTTATAGTAGGTTTTTCCTGCTCCGCATTTCTATACGGAGGAGCACCAAAACTCAGTGACGCTCTTTTATTCGTTATCGCAGGAATTCTGTATAAAATATGGACCACACACAGTCACAAAGCTAATTCTGATAAAGGCTGAGTACGGTTAAGAATACATACATGACATAACACTAAAAAAAGCCGTTCTTCTCTGCAATGACAGAGAGAAACGGCTTTATCTCTATTTCAGACTGCCCAGCTTGCGCTGTACCGGCGCCTAGGAACGTGTCCGATATTCCTCGGCCTTTTCCTGCATGCCCGCTGCTACAGCCTCATTCTCGGACAATCCTTTATCCGCGGCAAAGGCACGAATGTCCTGCGTGATGCGCATGCTACAGAACTTTGGTCCGCACATGGAGCAGAAATGAGCTTCTTTGGCCCCTTCTGCCGGCAGTGTCTCATCATGGTAGGACAGCGCACGTTCAGGGTCCAGTGACAGGTTAAACTGGTCACGCCAGCGGAATTCGAAGCGCGCTTTGGACAATGCATCATCCCGGCGCTGGGCACGTGGATGGCCTTTTGCCAGATCGGCGGCATGAGCTGCGATCTTGTAGGCGATGACCCCTTCCCGCACATCATCCTTGTTGGGCAGGCCCAAATGTTCTTTTGGCGTAACATAACAGAGCATGGACGTGCCAAACCAGCCGATCATGGCCGCACCAATGGCGGATGTGATGTGGTCGTAACCCGGGGCAATGTCGGTCGTCAGCGGCCCCAGCGTATAGAACGGTGCCTCTTTACATATCTCCATCTGCAGATCCACATTCTCCTTGATCTTATGCATCGGCACATGACCCGGGCCTTCAATCATCACCTGCACATCATGCTTCCATGCGATCTGCGTCAGTTCCCCAAGCGTAGCCAGTTCCGCCATCTGTGCTTCATCATTCGCATCATAGATACTGCCAGGACGAAGTCCATCTCCCAGCGAAAACGCTACATCATACCTTTTCATAATCTCGCAGATTTCTTCAAAATGGGTGTACAAAAAATTCTCTTGATGATGCGCCAGGCACCATGCTGCCATAATGGACCCGCCCCGGGACACAATACCTGTCATTCGCTTGGCGGTCATGGGGATATAACGCAGCAGCACACCTGCATGAATCGTAAAGTAGTCCACGCCCTGCTCTGCCTGCTCAATGAGCGTATCACGGTACAACTCCCAGGTCAGCGCTTCCGCTTCGCCATTCACCTTCTCCAGCGCCTGATACAGCGGCACCGTACCAATCGGCACAGGTGAATTGCGGATAATCCACTCCCGGGTGGTATGAATGTTTTTGCCTGTGGACAGATCCATCACCGTATCCGATCCCCAGCGTACCGCCCAGGTCATCTTCTCCACCTCTTCCTCGATGGAAGAGGATACGGCAGAATTCCCTATGTTGGCATTGATCTTCACATGAAAATGACGACCGATCAACATCGGCTCACTCTCCGGGTGATTGATGTTGGATGGCAGAATGGCCCGTCCACTCGCCAGCTCCTGCCGCACAAATTCCGGTTCCACACCTTCACGAATGGCGGCAAACTCCATCTCTGCCGTAATGACTCCCTGTCTCGCGTAGTGCATCTGGGTCACACAGCGTCCTGGCTGTGCCCGCAAGGGTTTGCCACGTAATCCGGGGTACTCTTCGGCGCCAGCTCTCTTCCCTCCGGGCTTCAGTCCATTATCCTCCGGTTTAACCGTACGGCCCTGATAAGCTTCCACATCGCCGCGCTCTGTGATCCAGCGAGTGCGCAGGGCTGGCAAACCTGCGCGGATATCCGCATGAAATGCGGGATCGGTCATCGGGCCGCTCGTATCGTAGACACGCAGCGGTTCGTTATGCTCCACCCCTTGGGGAGTATTCGTGTCATGAAGGGCTATCTCACGCTCCGGTACAGCAATGTCCGGCCGTGAGCCCTGAATGTAGACTTTGCGGCTGCCCGGAAAGGGCTGAACCCGTCCGGCCGCCCCTGTTTCCTTTTCCACCTGCCGATCGTTATGTTCCTGTTCCCTCGCTTGTTGTCCCGTTTGATTTCCTGTACTCATGTTCGCTTGTCTCCTCCTCAGTGTTCGTTCGCTTGTTTGGTTGGGATCGTCATTAGCTCACTTACGTACCTGTCCCAAATCATGCACAATGCAGAGAAGAAAGAGCGATCCTACCTCAGACCAGGGAGACACTTTTCATGTACAGTTCACAACAGACCGGAAGGCAGCACAGATCATGGATCTATGGTGACTTCCCTCATCATCCAAGCCCACTTTCGCAGGTATTGAAAAAGAAGTCGATGGAGTATGTGCTATATCGCCTGTTCCCTGTATATAAAAAAGCCGGTCCCCGAAGGAACCGACTTTTAATGTCCATCACCAATAATGCACCTTTATGAAACTCCTTAACGGAGCCCTACAAGGGTCACATTATGTGGTGGTTGTGGTCATATCGCCGATTACTTCCCTACGCTGGTATGATCCAGATCAGGTGCAAAGGGTCCGGAATCTCATGCGATTCCGTCTCAGTCCGGACAGTTCGGACTCCCCCAGTAACGTTAACAAGTTGCGGCACACACATGCCGCCGTTCATATTCAATGAAGCTGGCCCCGCTGGGCCGTCCATTACAGAGTAGCGCAACCGGAACATAAAAACAACCTTTATATTCCAGAACACCAACTCAATTGGAGAAAAAACTTACATCAACATCAGGATAACATCAGCCCCATTTGCGTAGCAGCATCCTTCAACACAGGTGCGTATTCATGCAATGTCTCCTGCGAGAGTCGACTGACAGGTCCTGAGACCGAGAGCGCAGCTGCAATATTGCCTCTGCGATCCATAATCGGTAC
The nucleotide sequence above comes from Paenibacillus sp. W2I17. Encoded proteins:
- the thiC gene encoding phosphomethylpyrimidine synthase ThiC; this translates as MSTGNQTGQQAREQEHNDRQVEKETGAAGRVQPFPGSRKVYIQGSRPDIAVPEREIALHDTNTPQGVEHNEPLRVYDTSGPMTDPAFHADIRAGLPALRTRWITERGDVEAYQGRTVKPEDNGLKPGGKRAGAEEYPGLRGKPLRAQPGRCVTQMHYARQGVITAEMEFAAIREGVEPEFVRQELASGRAILPSNINHPESEPMLIGRHFHVKINANIGNSAVSSSIEEEVEKMTWAVRWGSDTVMDLSTGKNIHTTREWIIRNSPVPIGTVPLYQALEKVNGEAEALTWELYRDTLIEQAEQGVDYFTIHAGVLLRYIPMTAKRMTGIVSRGGSIMAAWCLAHHQENFLYTHFEEICEIMKRYDVAFSLGDGLRPGSIYDANDEAQMAELATLGELTQIAWKHDVQVMIEGPGHVPMHKIKENVDLQMEICKEAPFYTLGPLTTDIAPGYDHITSAIGAAMIGWFGTSMLCYVTPKEHLGLPNKDDVREGVIAYKIAAHAADLAKGHPRAQRRDDALSKARFEFRWRDQFNLSLDPERALSYHDETLPAEGAKEAHFCSMCGPKFCSMRITQDIRAFAADKGLSENEAVAAGMQEKAEEYRTRS